In Blastopirellula sp. J2-11, a single genomic region encodes these proteins:
- a CDS encoding S8 family serine peptidase — translation MILRSLLTIVLCWFVVPDAFGEEVQFPQYGLLPKSEIGAIRFLEQHPEADGRGVVVAVFDTGVDPGAVGLQTTPDGRPKIIDMVDASGSGDIDTSTVRKMDDEHLVVGLTGRKLTIPKKWKCPSGEFHVGMKRGYDLFPDGLVGRLKKERRKDWDEDFRSVQAKLSDQIEAFHVAHPQPNEAEKEELTELTTRQKELDKAHADWDDPGPIYDCVVFFDGKSWRAALDSDEDGQLNDEKLLTNFRAERQYATFDDEGLLNYALNIYDSGNLLSVVTDCGTHGTHVAGIIAAYHPEHPEQNGIAPGAQIVAVKIGDTRVGSNSLGTGETRGMIAAIENKVDLINMSYGGATPIPNVGPLTELQNELVYKHGVIFVASAGNDGPALTTVTAPGGTTSSIIGVGAYVSPELAEVSYSLRDKVEEIPYTWSSRGPTSDGDLGVDICAPGGAIAPVSQWALTPKQLMNGTSMSSPNACGGLALIVSALKQAKIPYSPTLVKRAIQNSARALQAGSPFVMGQGLLQVDAAYDWLAEHSPQIDARLRYEVKITTHQDARGIYLREAVDLAMPTQAKVEVLPLFPEDVASAAKSSFDMKIRLECDDAWIKTPQVFFLAYGGREFEIEIDPTSLEPGAYYSEIRGYDADNSAAGPLFRVPITVTQTVKMKSKHLWRETMKSTAGQLERRFFNVPAGATWADLKLSAGEFAGSRLMVAHTKQLLPQEDSRDQEEQRYLRFVEGEVKNISFAVVPGRTMELCLAQYWNSLGAADFECQLTFHSLEPTDQTIVFDGIDYAKRVEVIGALGLELLDPKAELSTWRRVVEPKKSELTPLSAERDLLPQERRNFGLTLTYAFHMAEAGEVNPRPSVMSDDYAFEIWSGRLWSIYDKNKRQMGTGVSGRSIELPKGDYTLQLYFRHFDREILAKLESMPIFLDQDLSSKLTLPVRRSFDQVIRGAGKLSTQKIADGEMEAFYLGRPSASSLPKMVGPRDRLLGKLYFGKEQKDVAGSGRRPGGFDLVYFPAPPEPKEAANSEKAKEKPLAEKLFDLRVTELARLAKVKDPAEFNELADALLAEKPENLQVLQARLHQLDSDDRKAHLPDVVDAANEIIRLIPQNKLARYFGRNHDPKTEKEKEREKEMTRLRDFLTDALYRKCRAVAYMDLPVDPLADNPVEIKKRPADAEKRAELFEKTYQQLAQWVDTTDVKYALVHDRRLRRLDRQGEALELLNKLIKQEPTKLILYKKRADIYGELDWTFLQKYENQWRLLRKNDAYAPF, via the coding sequence ATGATTTTGCGCTCGCTGCTGACGATCGTCCTCTGCTGGTTTGTTGTGCCTGACGCTTTTGGCGAAGAGGTTCAATTTCCTCAGTATGGATTGCTGCCGAAGTCCGAAATCGGCGCGATCCGATTTCTAGAGCAGCATCCCGAAGCGGACGGTCGCGGCGTTGTTGTCGCCGTCTTCGATACCGGCGTCGATCCTGGAGCAGTCGGGCTGCAAACGACGCCGGATGGTCGCCCCAAGATCATCGACATGGTCGACGCGTCGGGGAGCGGCGACATCGATACTTCGACGGTTCGCAAAATGGATGACGAGCATCTCGTCGTAGGATTGACCGGCCGCAAGTTGACGATTCCGAAAAAATGGAAATGCCCCAGCGGCGAGTTTCACGTGGGCATGAAGCGGGGCTATGATCTTTTCCCCGACGGGCTTGTCGGTCGCTTGAAGAAGGAACGCCGGAAAGATTGGGACGAAGATTTTCGGTCCGTCCAGGCCAAGCTGAGCGACCAAATCGAAGCGTTTCACGTCGCCCACCCCCAACCGAACGAAGCGGAAAAAGAAGAACTGACCGAGCTGACGACGCGACAAAAAGAGCTGGACAAGGCGCACGCCGACTGGGATGACCCCGGCCCAATCTACGATTGTGTCGTCTTCTTTGATGGAAAATCTTGGCGCGCCGCGCTTGACTCCGATGAAGATGGCCAGTTGAACGATGAAAAATTGCTGACCAACTTTCGCGCCGAACGACAATATGCGACGTTCGATGACGAAGGGCTGCTGAACTACGCTCTGAACATCTATGACTCGGGAAACTTGCTGTCGGTCGTGACCGATTGCGGCACCCACGGAACGCATGTCGCCGGAATCATCGCCGCCTATCACCCGGAACATCCCGAGCAAAACGGGATCGCGCCCGGCGCCCAAATTGTCGCCGTGAAGATCGGCGACACCCGCGTCGGATCAAATTCGCTAGGTACCGGCGAAACGCGGGGCATGATCGCCGCGATCGAAAACAAAGTCGACCTGATCAATATGAGCTACGGCGGCGCGACCCCAATCCCGAACGTCGGTCCCCTTACCGAGTTGCAAAACGAGTTGGTCTACAAACATGGCGTGATCTTCGTCGCCAGCGCCGGCAATGATGGCCCGGCTTTGACGACGGTCACCGCTCCCGGAGGAACGACATCGTCGATCATCGGCGTCGGCGCGTATGTTTCGCCCGAGTTGGCGGAAGTCAGCTATTCGCTGCGGGACAAAGTGGAAGAGATTCCCTACACATGGAGTTCTCGCGGGCCAACCTCCGATGGAGACTTGGGAGTCGATATCTGCGCCCCCGGCGGCGCGATTGCGCCTGTCTCGCAATGGGCGCTTACTCCCAAGCAACTGATGAACGGCACGTCGATGTCTTCGCCCAATGCGTGCGGCGGATTGGCGCTGATTGTGTCGGCCTTGAAGCAGGCGAAGATCCCGTATTCACCGACACTCGTCAAACGCGCGATCCAAAATTCGGCGCGCGCGTTGCAAGCGGGAAGTCCGTTTGTCATGGGACAAGGCCTGTTGCAAGTGGACGCCGCCTACGATTGGCTCGCCGAACATTCGCCGCAGATCGACGCGCGCCTGCGATACGAGGTGAAGATCACAACGCACCAAGACGCACGCGGAATCTATCTCCGCGAAGCGGTTGATCTGGCGATGCCGACGCAGGCGAAAGTGGAAGTGCTGCCGCTCTTTCCTGAAGATGTCGCGAGCGCCGCCAAATCCTCGTTCGACATGAAGATTCGGCTGGAATGTGACGACGCGTGGATCAAAACGCCGCAGGTTTTCTTTCTCGCCTACGGCGGTCGAGAATTTGAGATCGAAATTGATCCCACATCGCTGGAACCAGGGGCTTACTACAGTGAAATCCGCGGATACGACGCCGACAATTCGGCGGCAGGTCCCCTCTTTCGCGTGCCGATTACCGTGACGCAGACTGTCAAAATGAAGTCGAAGCACCTTTGGCGTGAAACGATGAAATCGACCGCTGGTCAGTTAGAACGGCGCTTCTTCAACGTTCCGGCCGGAGCAACTTGGGCTGACTTGAAGCTCTCTGCCGGCGAATTCGCTGGCTCACGCCTGATGGTCGCCCACACCAAGCAATTGCTGCCGCAAGAGGATAGCCGTGATCAAGAGGAACAGCGCTATCTGCGATTTGTGGAAGGAGAAGTGAAGAACATTAGCTTTGCAGTCGTGCCTGGTCGCACGATGGAGCTTTGCTTGGCGCAATACTGGAATAGTTTGGGCGCTGCCGATTTTGAATGCCAGTTGACATTTCACTCGTTGGAGCCGACCGACCAAACGATCGTCTTTGACGGCATCGACTATGCGAAGCGGGTCGAAGTGATCGGCGCCTTGGGGCTTGAACTTCTGGACCCCAAGGCCGAGCTATCGACTTGGCGACGCGTTGTCGAACCGAAGAAATCAGAGCTCACGCCGCTCTCCGCAGAACGTGACCTATTGCCGCAGGAGCGTCGCAACTTTGGCCTGACGCTGACGTATGCGTTTCACATGGCTGAAGCAGGCGAGGTCAATCCGCGGCCGTCGGTGATGTCAGACGACTACGCCTTCGAGATCTGGTCGGGCCGACTCTGGTCGATCTACGACAAAAACAAGCGGCAGATGGGGACCGGCGTTTCGGGACGATCCATCGAACTACCGAAAGGGGACTACACGTTGCAGCTCTATTTCCGGCACTTTGACCGCGAAATCTTGGCGAAGCTAGAGTCGATGCCGATCTTTCTCGATCAAGATTTGAGCTCGAAACTGACTTTGCCGGTCCGGCGCAGCTTCGATCAGGTGATCCGCGGCGCCGGGAAATTGTCAACGCAAAAAATCGCCGACGGCGAAATGGAAGCGTTCTATCTCGGTCGTCCCTCGGCCAGTTCGTTGCCGAAGATGGTCGGCCCGCGGGATCGGCTGCTCGGCAAGCTCTACTTCGGCAAAGAGCAAAAGGATGTCGCCGGTTCGGGCCGTCGGCCCGGTGGATTTGACCTCGTTTATTTTCCGGCTCCCCCGGAACCGAAGGAAGCCGCGAACAGCGAGAAAGCGAAAGAGAAGCCGCTTGCAGAGAAGCTGTTTGATTTGCGGGTCACCGAATTGGCTCGCTTGGCGAAGGTGAAAGATCCTGCCGAGTTCAACGAGTTGGCCGACGCATTATTAGCCGAAAAGCCGGAAAATCTCCAGGTTCTACAGGCACGTTTGCACCAATTAGACAGTGATGACCGCAAAGCGCATTTGCCGGACGTGGTTGACGCCGCCAACGAAATCATCCGTTTGATCCCGCAAAACAAACTGGCGAGATATTTCGGCCGCAATCATGATCCGAAAACGGAGAAAGAAAAAGAGCGGGAAAAAGAGATGACCCGTCTACGCGATTTTTTAACGGATGCTCTCTATCGCAAGTGTCGTGCGGTCGCCTATATGGATCTACCGGTCGATCCGCTGGCCGACAATCCCGTAGAAATCAAAAAACGCCCGGCGGATGCGGAGAAACGGGCCGAGCTGTTTGAAAAAACTTATCAGCAGCTTGCGCAGTGGGTCGATACGACCGATGTGAAATATGCGTTGGTGCATGATCGTCGCTTGCGGCGGTTGGACCGTCAAGGAGAAGCGCTCGAGCTGCTCAATAAGCTAATCAAGCAAGAGCCGACGAAGCTGATCCTCTATAAAAAGCGAGCTGATATCTACGGCGAATTAGATTGGACGTTCCTACAGAAGTACGAAAACCAATGGCGTTTACTACGCAAGAACGACGCTTACGCGCCATTCTAG
- a CDS encoding deoxyribodipyrimidine photolyase, with protein MEDFPSLRLAPCNDAPVRAERDFVLYWMIANRRTRCNFSLQRAVDWAQHLKKPLVVFEALRIDYPWASRRFHRFVLQGMRDNAAALRQSPILYYPYVESTKNEDHGLFAALAAKACVIVTDDFPCFFLPRMVRAVARRVDVLLEQVDSNGILPMRAADRTFTVAHSFRRFLHHHVRDHLVDFPREDPLQDALIPRGSKKLIAAIQASYPPASSKLLSVASEALDALPLDQTVGDAVMDGGSVAAQQTLDGFLRGRLVRYGEERNSPEADAASGLSPYLHFGHISAHDVFVQLSVRESWNVSQLADKATGSREGWWNMSTDAESFLDELITWREVGYNMCSRETNYDRYQSLPDWAQATLGEHRKDPRPYVYDLAQLENSRTHDELWNAAQTQLFREGRMHNYLRMLWGKKILEWSTTPEEALAAMIHLNNKYAVDGRNPNSYSGIFWCLGRYDRAWGPERKIFGKIRYMSSDNTARKIPVKRYIENYAPNRLFR; from the coding sequence TTGGAAGATTTCCCCTCGCTCAGACTTGCCCCCTGCAATGATGCGCCGGTTCGCGCTGAGCGCGATTTTGTCCTCTATTGGATGATCGCCAACCGCCGCACGCGTTGTAATTTCAGTCTGCAACGCGCGGTCGATTGGGCTCAGCATTTAAAAAAGCCGCTAGTCGTCTTCGAGGCGCTGCGGATCGACTATCCTTGGGCGAGTCGACGATTTCATCGCTTTGTCCTCCAGGGGATGCGCGACAACGCCGCTGCGCTGCGGCAATCGCCGATTCTCTATTATCCGTATGTCGAATCGACCAAAAACGAGGATCACGGATTGTTCGCGGCGCTAGCGGCGAAGGCATGCGTCATCGTCACCGATGATTTTCCCTGCTTCTTCTTGCCGCGGATGGTGCGCGCGGTCGCACGGCGCGTCGACGTTTTGCTGGAGCAGGTCGATTCCAACGGCATTTTGCCGATGCGAGCGGCGGATCGCACTTTTACCGTGGCGCACAGTTTCCGGCGATTTTTGCATCACCACGTGCGCGATCATCTCGTCGATTTTCCACGGGAAGATCCGCTGCAAGACGCCCTGATCCCGCGTGGGTCAAAAAAATTGATCGCCGCCATCCAAGCCAGCTATCCGCCGGCATCGTCCAAACTATTAAGCGTCGCATCCGAAGCTCTGGACGCATTGCCGCTTGATCAAACAGTCGGTGACGCAGTGATGGACGGGGGAAGCGTCGCTGCGCAACAGACGCTCGACGGTTTCCTGAGAGGACGCCTTGTTCGATATGGCGAAGAGCGAAATTCGCCCGAAGCGGACGCCGCCAGCGGACTTTCTCCTTATCTCCATTTTGGACACATCTCGGCGCATGACGTCTTTGTGCAGCTAAGCGTGCGAGAGTCGTGGAACGTTTCGCAACTGGCCGACAAAGCGACTGGCTCGCGTGAAGGTTGGTGGAACATGTCGACGGACGCCGAGAGTTTTCTGGATGAGCTGATCACCTGGCGCGAGGTGGGCTACAACATGTGCTCGCGAGAGACCAACTACGATCGGTACCAATCACTCCCCGACTGGGCGCAAGCGACCTTGGGTGAACATCGAAAAGATCCCCGGCCGTACGTTTACGATCTGGCGCAGTTGGAAAATTCACGCACGCACGACGAGCTTTGGAACGCCGCCCAGACGCAACTGTTCCGCGAAGGGCGGATGCACAACTATCTACGGATGTTATGGGGAAAGAAGATTCTAGAGTGGTCGACGACGCCGGAAGAGGCGCTGGCGGCGATGATTCACCTCAACAACAAATACGCCGTCGACGGCCGCAATCCGAACTCCTACAGCGGCATCTTTTGGTGTCTGGGTCGATACGACCGTGCCTGGGGTCCAGAGCGAAAGATCTTTGGCAAGATTCGCTATATGAGCAGCGACAATACCGCCAGAAAAATTCCGGTTAAACGTTACATCGAAAACTATGCTCCTAATCGGCTTTTCCGCTGA
- a CDS encoding TIGR01777 family oxidoreductase encodes MPHQVFQLRSEVPAPVEVVFRWHQRPGALERLTPPWESLTVQSYEPGLAPGTQAKLITKVGPFRVTWVAEHRELIENRLFRDVQLSGPFAHWDHEHRFGATDTTHSYLEDHVEYSAPGGSLGRMLGGGFVAGKIERMFRYRHATMLADLAAHQPYQENRPMKIAITGASGLVGKQLSAFLSTGGHEVVPMTRSREKSGVYWNYKKGEIDQASLAGVDAVVHLAGEGIADSRWNEKQKAKIRNSRVDGTTFLSNQLAALSILPKSLICASAIGYYGDSGDQPVDETSPAGAGFLPDVCRVWELACAPAASAGIRVANVRLGVVLSPQGGALAKMLLPFKLGAGGVIGSGKQVWSWITLDDVIGAIHHCIMNDQLVGPVNLTAPNPVTNREFTKTLGRVLNRPTIFPMPGFAARLALGEMADDLLLASSRVTPARLLETNYTFRDPELEPALRRILGR; translated from the coding sequence ATGCCGCATCAAGTCTTCCAACTTCGTAGTGAAGTCCCCGCGCCGGTCGAAGTCGTTTTTCGCTGGCATCAGCGCCCTGGCGCACTGGAGCGTTTGACGCCTCCCTGGGAATCGCTGACGGTCCAGTCCTATGAACCGGGTTTGGCGCCAGGCACGCAAGCGAAACTAATCACCAAGGTTGGTCCGTTTCGCGTGACCTGGGTCGCCGAACATCGCGAGCTGATTGAAAACCGTCTCTTCCGCGATGTTCAACTCTCTGGCCCCTTCGCCCACTGGGATCATGAGCATCGCTTCGGCGCGACCGACACGACCCATTCGTACCTCGAAGACCATGTCGAATATTCGGCGCCTGGCGGGTCGCTCGGTAGAATGCTGGGAGGCGGTTTCGTCGCCGGCAAAATAGAGCGAATGTTTCGCTATCGACATGCGACCATGCTGGCCGACCTCGCCGCTCATCAGCCCTATCAAGAAAATCGACCCATGAAAATTGCGATCACCGGGGCCTCGGGTCTCGTCGGCAAACAGCTCTCCGCCTTCTTATCAACCGGCGGCCACGAGGTCGTGCCGATGACTCGCAGTCGCGAGAAGTCAGGCGTCTATTGGAACTATAAGAAAGGGGAGATTGATCAGGCTTCGCTCGCCGGGGTCGACGCTGTCGTCCACTTGGCCGGCGAGGGGATCGCCGACTCTCGCTGGAACGAAAAACAAAAAGCGAAGATCCGCAATTCGCGCGTTGACGGAACCACCTTCCTGAGCAACCAACTGGCCGCACTTTCTATTCTGCCGAAAAGCCTGATTTGTGCGTCGGCGATTGGTTATTACGGCGACTCTGGCGATCAGCCGGTCGATGAAACAAGCCCCGCCGGCGCAGGCTTTTTGCCTGACGTCTGTCGCGTCTGGGAGCTTGCATGTGCGCCAGCCGCGAGCGCAGGTATTCGTGTCGCGAATGTCCGATTAGGCGTCGTCCTCAGCCCGCAAGGAGGAGCGCTCGCCAAGATGCTGCTTCCTTTCAAGCTAGGAGCCGGCGGCGTGATCGGCAGCGGCAAGCAGGTATGGAGTTGGATTACCTTGGATGACGTCATCGGCGCGATCCATCACTGCATCATGAATGACCAACTGGTCGGCCCCGTCAATCTGACAGCGCCCAATCCGGTGACCAATCGCGAGTTTACCAAGACGCTGGGGCGCGTCTTAAACCGCCCTACGATCTTTCCGATGCCTGGTTTCGCCGCGCGTCTGGCGCTGGGAGAAATGGCGGACGATCTGCTGCTGGCCAGCTCGCGCGTGACGCCTGCCCGCTTGTTGGAGACGAATTACACGTTTCGCGACCCTGAGTTAGAGCCGGCGCTGCGGCGAATTCTGGGACGATAA
- a CDS encoding fasciclin domain-containing protein: protein MLVACVALVRPTVAAEEAKMDIVDTAVSAGDFKTLVAAVQAAGLVDALKGDGPFTVFAPTDAAFAKLPKGTVESLLKDKEKLAKILKYHVVAGKVMAADAAKLKSADTLADAPIKITAQDGTVMINKAKVVKADIVTSNGVIHVIDTVLIP, encoded by the coding sequence ATGCTAGTTGCCTGCGTTGCGCTGGTTCGTCCCACGGTCGCTGCCGAAGAAGCCAAAATGGACATCGTCGATACGGCAGTCTCCGCTGGCGATTTCAAAACGCTGGTCGCCGCCGTGCAAGCAGCCGGTCTGGTTGACGCATTGAAGGGTGATGGACCTTTCACCGTTTTTGCCCCAACAGACGCCGCTTTCGCGAAACTGCCGAAAGGAACCGTCGAGAGCTTGTTGAAAGACAAAGAAAAGTTGGCCAAGATTTTGAAGTATCACGTCGTCGCCGGCAAAGTGATGGCCGCGGACGCCGCAAAACTGAAATCGGCCGATACGCTGGCTGACGCACCGATCAAGATCACCGCCCAAGATGGCACGGTCATGATTAACAAAGCGAAAGTGGTGAAAGCCGACATCGTCACGTCGAACGGCGTGATTCACGTCATCGATACGGTGCTGATTCCCTAG
- a CDS encoding isocitrate/isopropylmalate dehydrogenase family protein, translated as MSHTVCLIEGDGIGAEITAAVQHIIEAAGVTIDWRPCLAGVTALEKTGNPLPPETIAAIKETGVALKGPLATAIGQGFRSVNVGLRQELQLYANFRPARTIPGVKTRFENVDLIVIRENTEGLYSGLEHIVVPGVVESLRVITEKCSRRIAIFAFETARKYHRKTVTCVHKANILKLSDGLFLETVRDVAKSYPDIELNDCIVDAAAMKLVMDPTQFEVLVMENLFGDIISDLASGLVGGLGVTPSGNYGDGYAIFEAVHGTAPDIAGKDRANPTALLLSATMMLKHLGETDAADRIESSLLSVLQNPETRTGDLGGKLGTSKFAEVVAEACAVGSSG; from the coding sequence ATGTCGCATACAGTTTGTTTGATCGAGGGAGACGGTATCGGAGCCGAAATTACGGCTGCGGTCCAACACATCATCGAAGCGGCAGGCGTCACCATCGATTGGCGGCCTTGTCTGGCCGGCGTCACTGCTTTAGAGAAGACCGGCAATCCGCTTCCTCCTGAAACGATCGCCGCGATCAAAGAGACTGGCGTCGCATTGAAGGGTCCGTTGGCCACCGCGATCGGCCAAGGCTTTCGCAGCGTCAACGTCGGGCTGCGCCAAGAGCTGCAACTGTACGCCAACTTTCGCCCAGCGCGGACGATTCCCGGCGTCAAAACTCGCTTTGAAAATGTCGACCTGATCGTCATTCGCGAAAACACCGAAGGTCTCTACAGCGGCTTGGAACACATCGTCGTTCCCGGCGTGGTCGAAAGCCTGCGCGTCATCACCGAAAAATGCTCGCGGCGGATCGCGATCTTCGCCTTCGAAACGGCCCGCAAGTACCATCGCAAAACAGTGACTTGCGTGCACAAAGCCAATATTTTGAAACTAAGCGACGGGCTGTTTCTCGAAACCGTCCGCGACGTGGCGAAGTCATACCCCGATATCGAACTAAACGACTGCATCGTCGACGCCGCGGCGATGAAGCTGGTGATGGACCCAACGCAATTTGAAGTCCTGGTGATGGAAAACTTGTTTGGCGACATCATCTCGGACCTGGCGAGCGGCCTTGTCGGCGGTCTCGGCGTTACGCCAAGCGGCAACTATGGCGATGGTTACGCCATCTTTGAAGCGGTGCACGGCACGGCGCCGGACATCGCCGGCAAAGATAGGGCCAACCCCACCGCGTTGCTGCTAAGCGCGACGATGATGCTGAAGCATCTGGGCGAAACGGACGCCGCCGATCGCATCGAAAGCTCGCTGCTTTCGGTCCTGCAAAATCCAGAGACCCGAACCGGGGATCTAGGCGGCAAATTGGGGACCTCGAAATTTGCAGAAGTTGTCGCCGAAGCCTGTGCTGTTGGCAGTTCGGGTTAG
- a CDS encoding DUF1501 domain-containing protein, whose product MPSTVCQQFGVPHHEQMMDRRQALLRAGAGFGSLALAWMLAREGRADHGGLVESNQMAHIAPRAKNVIFLFMEGGPSHIDLFDPKPTLNKLHGQPLPSSFKKVILAMGEGKAPLYGSPRKWKQHGESGLWVSDWLPHIAEHADDLAVVRSCYGEGINHAGGVCLMNTGAIIGGRPSLGSWVNYGLGTENENLPAFVVLQDNNGTPVNGPRNWGTAFMPAVYQGTRFHPGETPIRNLENPDGVTDNRQLSKLAYLSRMNSDFAGEHPGQSELDARIKSYELAFRMQEHAPEAIDLTQETEETKQLYGMDEKETETFGRNCLLARRMVERGVRFVQLYHGTGSKWDAHSNIEKNHGTNCRSSDKPVAGLLADLKRRGLLDQTLVVWGGEFGRTPMSEQGNGRDHNPSGFTMWFAGGGVRGGQTIGSTDEIGLHAVEDRMHVHDLHASILYLMGLDNMKLTYFHKGRPERPTVNEGGMNMKLVTG is encoded by the coding sequence ATGCCTTCGACCGTTTGCCAACAATTCGGCGTACCTCACCACGAGCAAATGATGGATCGTCGCCAAGCGCTGCTGCGCGCCGGCGCCGGATTTGGCTCGCTCGCCCTCGCTTGGATGTTGGCTCGCGAAGGTCGCGCCGACCACGGCGGTCTGGTCGAGAGCAACCAAATGGCTCACATCGCTCCGCGCGCCAAGAACGTCATCTTCCTGTTCATGGAAGGGGGACCGAGCCACATCGATCTGTTCGATCCCAAGCCGACATTGAACAAGCTGCATGGCCAACCGCTTCCCAGCTCGTTCAAGAAGGTCATCTTGGCGATGGGCGAAGGGAAAGCGCCCCTTTATGGCTCGCCGCGCAAATGGAAACAGCACGGTGAGAGCGGACTCTGGGTCTCGGACTGGCTGCCGCACATCGCCGAACATGCCGACGACTTGGCGGTCGTTCGCTCGTGCTATGGCGAAGGGATCAACCACGCCGGCGGAGTCTGCCTGATGAATACCGGCGCGATCATCGGCGGTCGTCCTTCTCTGGGAAGCTGGGTCAACTATGGACTAGGAACCGAGAACGAAAATCTCCCGGCGTTCGTCGTGTTGCAAGACAACAACGGCACGCCGGTCAACGGTCCGCGCAATTGGGGAACCGCTTTCATGCCGGCGGTTTACCAAGGAACCCGTTTTCACCCCGGCGAAACTCCGATTCGAAACCTGGAGAATCCCGACGGCGTCACTGACAACCGTCAGCTCTCGAAACTCGCCTACCTCAGCCGCATGAACAGCGACTTTGCTGGAGAACATCCTGGCCAGAGCGAACTTGACGCGCGCATCAAAAGCTACGAACTTGCATTCCGCATGCAGGAGCATGCTCCCGAAGCGATCGACCTGACGCAAGAGACGGAAGAGACCAAACAACTGTACGGCATGGATGAAAAGGAGACCGAGACCTTCGGTCGCAACTGCCTGTTAGCGCGGCGCATGGTCGAACGAGGCGTTCGCTTCGTTCAGCTGTATCACGGCACCGGCAGCAAGTGGGACGCCCACTCCAACATCGAAAAAAATCATGGGACCAACTGCCGCTCGTCCGACAAACCGGTCGCCGGCTTACTGGCCGACCTAAAACGCCGCGGCCTGCTCGATCAAACGCTGGTCGTTTGGGGGGGCGAGTTTGGGCGAACTCCGATGAGCGAGCAAGGCAACGGCCGTGATCACAACCCGAGCGGCTTCACCATGTGGTTTGCCGGCGGCGGCGTCCGCGGCGGTCAGACGATCGGCTCGACCGACGAAATTGGCCTGCACGCCGTCGAAGATCGGATGCATGTCCATGATCTCCATGCGTCGATTCTTTATCTGATGGGGCTCGACAACATGAAGCTGACCTACTTCCACAAAGGTCGCCCAGAACGCCCGACGGTGAACGAAGGGGGAATGAACATGAAGTTGGTCACCGGCTAA